A window from Zingiber officinale cultivar Zhangliang chromosome 7A, Zo_v1.1, whole genome shotgun sequence encodes these proteins:
- the LOC122000326 gene encoding mavicyanin-like, translating to MAKAATSLSLAGLILVAANLLLAVSAATTHTVGGNSGWTIPIGANNYTAWASTQTFAVGDTLVFNFASGIHDVIQVPWASFNSCSTANQIGSTFSNSPARLPITTAGMHYYICGFPGHCDAGQRLAITVPASSSSASPPTAAATAPTAPAPGGSSSTVPSGPSPGGQVPGSGAISVPSMAFVALSSLLASQFLF from the exons ATGGCGAAAGCAGCGACGTCGTTGTCCCTCGCCGGGCTCATCTTGGTGGCCGCCAACCTCCTGCTCGCCGTCTCGGCAGCAACGACTCACACCGTCGGCGGCAACTCCGGGTGGACGATTCCTATCGGAGCCAATAACTACACCGCTTGGGCTTCCACCCAGACCTTCGCCGTCGGCGATACCTTAG TTTTTAATTTTGCGAGCGGCATACACGACGTGATCCAAGTGCCGTGGGCGAGCTTCAACTCCTGCTCCACGGCCAATCAGATCGGCTCGACCTTTAGCAACAGCCCCGCCAGGTTGCCCATCACCACCGCCGGGATGCACTACTACATCTGCGGGTTCCCCGGCCACTGCGACGCTGGCCAGAGGCTGGCTATCACCGTccccgcctcctcctcctctgccTCCCCTCCCACCGCCGCCGCTACGGCTCCTACCGCTCCGGCACCCGGTGGCAGCAGCAGCACTGTGCCATCGGGTCCCAGCCCTGGTGGTCAAGTGCCCGGTTCGGGCGCGATTTCAGTTCCATCGATGGCGTTCGTCGCCCTGTCGTCCCTGTTGGCCTCCCAATTCTTGTTCTAA